The following are encoded together in the Tamandua tetradactyla isolate mTamTet1 chromosome 14, mTamTet1.pri, whole genome shotgun sequence genome:
- the LOC143655197 gene encoding transcription initiation factor TFIID subunit 9B-like yields the protein MEPVKMAALKNAPRDTLVMAQILKDMGITDYEPRVINQMLEFAFRYVTTILDDAKIYSNHAKKPNVDADDVRLAIQFRADHSFTSPPPRDFLLDIARQKNQTPLPLIKPYAGPRLPPDRYCLTAPNYRLKSLIKKGGPNQGRLVPRLSVGAVSSRPTTPTLAAPQTVSVPNKVATPVSVTSQRFTVQIPPSQSTPAKPVLAATAVQNVLINPSMIGPKNILITTNMVSSQSTANESNSLKRKHEDDDNDTM from the exons ATGGAGCCAGTTAAGATGGCGGCCCTCAAGAACGCCCCAAGAGATACTTTGGTGATGGCACAGATCCTGAAGGATATGGGAATTACAGACTATGAACCAAGGGTTATAAATCAAATGTTGGAATTTGCTTTCCGATATGTGACTACAATTCTGGATGatgcaaaaatttattcaaaCCATGCTAAAAAACCTAATGTTGATGCAGATGATGTGAGACTGGCAATCCAGTTTCGTGCTGACCACTCTTTTACCTCTCCTCCTCCAAGAGATTTTTTACTGGATATTGCAAGGCAGAAGAATCAAACCCCTTTACCACTGATTAAGCCCTATGCAGGACCTAGACTCCCACCTGACAGATACTGCTTAACAGCTCCAAACTATAGGCTGAAGTCCTTGATTAAAAAGGG ggggcctAACCAGGGAAGACTAGTTCCACGGTTAAGTGTTGGTGCTGTTAGTAGCAGACCTACCACGCCTACTTTAGCGGCCCCACAAACAGTATCTGTCCCAAATAAAGTTGCAACTCCAGTGTCAGTGACAAGCCAAAGATTTACGGTGCAGATTCCACCATCTCAGTCCACACCTGCCAAACCAGTTCTTGCAGCAACTGCAGTTCAGAATGTTCTAATTAATCCTTCAATGATTGGgccaaaaaatattcttattaccACCAACATGGTTTCATCCCAGAGTACTGCCAATGAATCAAACTCATTGAAGAGAAAACATGAAGATGATGACAATGATACTATGTAA